One Proteinivorax tanatarense DNA segment encodes these proteins:
- a CDS encoding ABC transporter permease — translation MSNNIFSNTLKLSALILKRDCFNIIIWLLSITIFTIAMAPALTELFSTEQEIKLMAETMKNPAMSAMVGPGFGLDDYTYGAMMAHMMLLFTAIVVAIMSIMLVTRHTRADEEEGRIEMIRSLPVGRLSNLTSVLIVLVVVNVILAIAVGLGLTVLNIESIDLPGSLLYGAVLGVTGIFFAASTAFLSQLSNNTRTTMGYSFSFLLIAYLIRAIGDGGKESLSWFSPLGWVTQTQVFVNNYWWPLFITLGAAVIVGVLAMYLNSLRDLDSGFIAARPGKGNASPFLQTPLGLAFRLQRTGIILWAIGMFVLGASYGSVLGDLEAFIEGNEMYKQLLPSGGDHLSLTEQFLTMLMSIISIIGTIPALMIILKIKGEEKKNRTEQLLARAVSRNNLLGSYLLISVVIAPLMVISSSLGMWLVGKSVMDVSISFSTIFNSAMVYVPAVWVMVGLATLLIGYLPKSTIVTWVYLLYSFFVVYLGGLFQLSEWMVKLTPFGNIPQVPVEDMSFVKVTALTVVAIGMMIAGFIGYGRRDLQG, via the coding sequence ATGTCAAATAATATCTTTAGCAATACTTTGAAGTTATCTGCACTAATATTAAAAAGAGATTGCTTTAATATAATAATTTGGTTACTATCTATAACTATATTTACAATAGCTATGGCGCCAGCTTTAACAGAACTTTTTTCTACAGAGCAGGAAATCAAATTAATGGCTGAAACCATGAAAAATCCGGCTATGTCAGCTATGGTGGGTCCAGGTTTTGGTTTGGACGATTATACGTATGGTGCCATGATGGCCCATATGATGTTGTTATTTACAGCTATAGTTGTAGCTATTATGAGTATCATGCTCGTTACACGACATACTCGTGCTGATGAAGAGGAGGGGCGTATAGAGATGATACGCTCTCTACCTGTTGGGAGACTCTCTAATTTAACTTCAGTTTTGATCGTGTTGGTTGTAGTTAATGTAATACTAGCCATTGCTGTTGGCTTGGGATTAACGGTTTTAAATATTGAAAGTATTGATTTGCCAGGTTCATTGTTGTATGGAGCGGTGTTAGGAGTTACAGGGATTTTTTTTGCAGCATCAACAGCATTTTTATCACAACTATCCAATAATACTAGAACTACCATGGGATACTCTTTTAGTTTTTTATTGATAGCTTATCTTATAAGGGCTATTGGAGATGGAGGAAAGGAATCTTTATCTTGGTTTTCACCCCTTGGATGGGTCACGCAAACTCAAGTATTTGTTAATAATTACTGGTGGCCTCTATTTATAACTTTAGGGGCAGCTGTAATTGTTGGCGTTTTAGCTATGTACTTAAACTCTTTAAGGGATCTAGACTCTGGATTTATAGCCGCAAGACCAGGAAAAGGTAATGCTTCACCTTTCCTGCAAACTCCCCTAGGGCTGGCTTTTAGACTTCAACGTACGGGAATTATACTATGGGCAATTGGAATGTTCGTATTGGGAGCTTCTTATGGGTCAGTGCTAGGTGATCTAGAAGCATTTATTGAAGGTAATGAGATGTATAAACAACTTTTACCTTCAGGTGGTGACCACCTATCTTTAACTGAACAATTTCTTACCATGCTTATGTCGATTATTTCTATTATTGGAACTATTCCTGCTTTGATGATAATTTTAAAGATTAAAGGAGAAGAAAAAAAGAATCGTACGGAACAGTTGCTTGCTAGAGCCGTATCAAGAAATAATTTGCTAGGAAGCTACTTGCTTATTTCTGTAGTAATTGCACCTTTGATGGTAATATCTTCTTCATTAGGAATGTGGTTGGTAGGTAAATCTGTAATGGATGTTTCTATATCTTTTAGTACGATATTTAATTCAGCTATGGTTTATGTACCTGCCGTTTGGGTAATGGTAGGGTTAGCAACTTTGCTAATTGGCTATTTGCCAAAAAGTACAATAGTTACATGGGTGTATTTACTTTATTCGTTTTTTGTAGTGTATTTGGGCGGGTTGTTTCAGTTGTCTGAATGGATGGTTAAGTTGACTCCCTTTGGTAATATTCCACAAGTTCCAGTAGAAGATATGAGTTTTGTTAAGGTAACTGCTTTGACTGTGGTAGCAATAGGGATGATGATTGCTGGTTTCATTGGCTATGGACGTAGGGATTTACAAGGCTAA
- a CDS encoding TetR/AcrR family transcriptional regulator gives MIIITEKFAKLDKEKQQRILSAAMKEFAEQGYEKASTNNIVKEAGIGKGMLFYYFNNKKMLLYYLVEWGVDFLIKEYLNMIDEEQQDFIERYRQAAKIKMEIYYRNPHVFNFLSYFIINDDEALSDDLKELIAEARQLGYEKLFNNIDASLFRDDLPQEGIYKLIIWTIEGYEKDVINRLKGDKLLETEVKPLWDEFYTILDMLKKVYYK, from the coding sequence GTGATTATAATTACTGAAAAATTTGCCAAACTAGACAAAGAAAAACAGCAGAGAATTTTAAGTGCTGCAATGAAAGAGTTTGCTGAGCAGGGGTACGAAAAAGCTTCTACCAACAACATTGTTAAAGAAGCTGGTATAGGAAAGGGAATGCTTTTTTACTATTTTAACAACAAAAAGATGTTGCTATATTATTTGGTTGAATGGGGTGTTGATTTTCTTATAAAAGAATACCTCAATATGATTGATGAAGAGCAACAGGATTTTATTGAAAGATATAGGCAAGCTGCAAAAATAAAAATGGAAATTTATTATAGAAATCCACATGTATTTAATTTTTTAAGTTATTTTATAATTAATGATGATGAAGCACTTTCTGATGATTTAAAAGAACTCATAGCAGAAGCCAGACAGTTAGGATATGAAAAACTTTTTAACAACATCGATGCTTCACTTTTTAGAGATGATCTGCCACAAGAAGGGATTTACAAATTGATAATATGGACTATAGAAGGGTATGAAAAGGATGTTATTAATCGCTTGAAAGGTGACAAGTTGTTGGAAACAGAGGTAAAACCCTTATGGGATGAGTTTTATACTATATTAGATATGTTAAAAAAAGTTTATTACAAATAA
- a CDS encoding ABC transporter ATP-binding protein — translation MGVLKVTNLTKKYGNFTALSKVNFEVKKGEVYGFIGPNGAGKTTAIRVLLGILKATEGSATIFGKDAWNDAVEIHKNIAYVPGDVNLWPNLTGGEVIDLFVRLRGTNNINRREELIKKFDLDPTKKCRTYSKGNRQKVALIAAFASDADLYILDEPTSGLDPLMERKFQECVMKAKKAGKSILLSSHILSEVEKLCDKVSIIKEGQIIESGTLSELRHLTRINIELETKKTVLNLEGVKGVHDLVKKDNVIYFQVDSENLGEVIKYLGQFDVVRLKSAPPTLEDLFMRHYEGAGGVN, via the coding sequence ATGGGAGTTTTAAAAGTTACTAATCTAACTAAAAAGTATGGAAATTTTACTGCTTTAAGCAAAGTAAATTTTGAAGTGAAAAAGGGAGAGGTATATGGGTTTATTGGTCCTAATGGTGCTGGAAAAACAACAGCCATTAGAGTTTTGCTGGGGATATTAAAAGCAACTGAGGGAAGCGCCACTATTTTTGGAAAAGATGCTTGGAATGATGCTGTAGAGATCCACAAAAATATTGCCTATGTTCCGGGAGATGTGAACTTGTGGCCCAATTTAACTGGTGGAGAAGTAATTGATCTTTTTGTACGACTTAGAGGTACAAATAATATAAACAGGCGGGAAGAACTTATAAAAAAGTTTGACTTAGACCCAACCAAAAAATGCAGAACTTATTCAAAGGGGAATAGACAGAAGGTAGCACTTATTGCCGCATTTGCCTCTGATGCAGATCTTTACATCTTAGATGAGCCAACATCTGGGTTAGATCCGTTAATGGAAAGAAAGTTTCAAGAATGTGTAATGAAGGCAAAGAAAGCAGGCAAAAGCATATTACTTTCTAGTCATATTTTATCCGAAGTTGAAAAACTATGCGATAAAGTAAGTATTATTAAAGAGGGGCAAATAATTGAATCTGGGACTTTAAGTGAGCTGCGCCATTTAACGCGAATAAATATAGAACTTGAAACAAAAAAGACAGTTTTAAATTTAGAAGGAGTTAAAGGTGTTCACGATCTTGTAAAAAAAGATAATGTTATATACTTTCAGGTAGATTCAGAGAATTTAGGGGAAGTCATAAAATATTTAGGGCAGTTTGATGTGGTTAGACTTAAAAGCGCTCCACCCACTTTAGAAGATTTATTTATGCGTCACTATGAGGGAGCGGGAGGTGTTAATTAA
- a CDS encoding TldD/PmbA family protein, with translation MDISLLKNSLLKEGFCDVRYQDFSLTSIKGNKEDIDEASIIRKSGGNVRVLSGGGFGTFSFTDLRDIDFAIKEAKVASDLIEGAQKLTTVEVNRDHVKVSPKMDPRSISISEKTALVENYINLIIKHENIIDVDASYYEQFTDTMILNNQGTEVRQEELICGLSFRLTSKRGDLTQITRLSFGGSEDYSELLDKNTEVLAKVEQTVDLLDAEPIKGGNYDVILDSDVGGLFIHEAFGHLSESDNLIGNETLAKTMTLGSEFAMSEFNVIDDPTRKGHPGSYKYDHEGTKGKPTYLIKNGKLSGRLHSLESANVMGEVPTGHARAKNFGFTPIVRMGNIYVDKGKYSFDDMIKSIDNGLYLFGSAGGQTSGETFTFAVQGGYKIEQGKIKGMVRDIALTGHLFTTLKNIEMIGDTVEFSKSGGCGKAGQILIQSGKGSAPIKIKNMGIGGK, from the coding sequence ATGGATATTAGCTTATTAAAAAATTCATTGCTTAAAGAAGGATTTTGTGATGTTAGATATCAGGACTTTTCACTTACCTCTATTAAAGGTAACAAGGAAGATATTGACGAAGCTTCCATTATTAGAAAAAGTGGGGGAAATGTGCGGGTACTATCTGGTGGTGGGTTTGGAACTTTTTCTTTTACAGACCTAAGAGATATTGATTTTGCTATAAAAGAGGCCAAAGTTGCCAGCGACCTTATAGAAGGAGCACAAAAATTGACCACCGTTGAAGTAAACCGCGACCATGTAAAAGTTTCCCCCAAAATGGATCCCCGTAGCATCTCTATTTCTGAGAAAACAGCTTTAGTTGAAAATTACATAAACCTAATAATTAAACATGAAAATATAATAGATGTGGATGCAAGCTATTATGAGCAGTTTACAGACACTATGATTTTAAACAATCAGGGTACAGAAGTAAGACAAGAGGAACTTATATGCGGTTTATCCTTTAGACTAACATCAAAAAGAGGTGATCTAACCCAGATAACAAGACTATCCTTTGGTGGATCTGAGGACTACTCTGAGCTGCTAGACAAAAATACAGAGGTACTAGCTAAAGTTGAGCAAACAGTAGACCTACTTGATGCAGAGCCAATCAAGGGTGGAAACTACGATGTTATTCTAGATAGCGATGTGGGAGGTTTGTTTATTCACGAAGCCTTTGGACACTTAAGCGAGTCCGATAACCTTATCGGCAACGAAACTTTAGCTAAAACAATGACGCTAGGCTCTGAATTTGCCATGTCAGAGTTTAATGTCATAGATGACCCCACTCGCAAAGGGCACCCAGGAAGTTATAAATACGATCATGAAGGAACTAAAGGGAAACCTACCTACTTGATTAAAAATGGTAAACTTAGTGGTAGATTACATTCTTTAGAAAGCGCCAATGTAATGGGCGAGGTTCCAACAGGTCATGCTAGAGCTAAAAATTTTGGCTTCACCCCTATTGTTCGGATGGGTAATATCTACGTAGATAAAGGAAAATATTCCTTTGACGACATGATTAAATCTATAGATAACGGACTTTATCTGTTTGGATCTGCTGGGGGCCAAACTAGTGGAGAAACCTTTACCTTTGCAGTACAAGGCGGGTACAAAATAGAACAGGGTAAAATCAAGGGAATGGTTAGAGACATAGCTCTAACAGGCCATCTGTTTACCACTTTAAAAAATATTGAAATGATAGGTGATACAGTTGAATTTTCCAAATCTGGTGGTTGCGGAAAAGCTGGGCAAATCCTTATTCAATCAGGTAAAGGGTCTGCACCTATCAAAATAAAAAATATGGGGATAGGAGGGAAGTAA
- a CDS encoding TldD/PmbA family protein produces the protein MKKLLSKALEVAEQAEVYVREISSNSVNIKLDELKEVNSKKKTEISLRIVKDGNMGTAVATSLDDETIIDRAVIALKNQKSEAIVFPNKENAADVISWSEEIKNMDTKKLTDFAFEQSKRLKDAADDINFGVNATRSYRKVHILNSSGFDKCYEYTNLSLSLSTITDKGFAGASKEFSTGKIPQVNTEDIQDLIKMHRLSSNPITLDNEKMPVIFTGKVMGSLMLRVLGGVNGGNVVKDISPLKNKVGQQLFSKNITIRDDGKMPFGVNTCLFDDEGTPSQNTMLYDKGVLKNYLVGISQSKKLDKDPTGNAFKRTLFSKEIEDKPAVFDTNIVIEGNHKDDKEIIKGIKRGLFITGVMGAHTGNINQGEFSMNISSGYLIEDGKLVGQVKGSMIAGNIYDLFKNIEAVGTKYEVMRSIFYHMGYSPMVCFSSANIVGK, from the coding sequence ATGAAAAAATTATTGAGTAAAGCATTAGAAGTAGCAGAACAAGCGGAGGTATATGTTAGGGAAATCTCCAGTAATTCCGTTAATATAAAACTAGATGAGCTTAAAGAAGTCAACTCTAAGAAAAAAACGGAAATCTCTTTAAGGATTGTAAAAGATGGCAATATGGGAACAGCTGTAGCCACTTCTTTAGACGATGAAACTATTATAGACAGAGCAGTCATAGCCCTTAAAAACCAAAAATCAGAGGCTATAGTTTTTCCTAATAAAGAAAACGCAGCTGATGTTATATCTTGGTCGGAAGAAATTAAAAACATGGACACAAAAAAGCTTACAGACTTTGCTTTTGAACAATCAAAAAGATTAAAAGATGCTGCGGATGACATTAATTTTGGAGTAAACGCAACAAGAAGCTACAGAAAGGTTCATATTTTAAACAGCTCTGGTTTTGATAAATGCTATGAATATACAAACCTTTCACTATCCTTAAGTACAATTACTGACAAAGGCTTTGCCGGTGCCTCCAAAGAATTTTCCACTGGAAAAATCCCTCAAGTTAACACTGAAGATATTCAAGATCTTATTAAAATGCATCGCCTCAGTAGCAATCCAATAACTTTAGATAACGAAAAAATGCCGGTTATTTTTACAGGAAAAGTTATGGGATCTCTTATGCTAAGAGTTCTAGGAGGTGTTAACGGAGGAAATGTTGTAAAAGACATCTCACCACTTAAAAATAAAGTAGGCCAACAGCTTTTTTCCAAAAACATTACCATAAGAGATGACGGCAAAATGCCTTTTGGCGTTAACACATGCCTATTTGACGATGAAGGTACCCCCTCTCAAAATACTATGCTATACGATAAAGGTGTACTCAAAAACTACCTAGTAGGCATAAGCCAGTCTAAAAAACTAGACAAAGACCCTACAGGAAATGCCTTTAAACGTACACTTTTCTCTAAAGAAATCGAAGATAAACCAGCGGTTTTTGACACAAACATTGTAATAGAAGGAAACCACAAAGACGACAAAGAAATAATAAAAGGCATAAAAAGAGGCCTGTTTATAACAGGCGTAATGGGAGCTCATACCGGTAATATCAACCAAGGAGAGTTTTCAATGAATATATCTTCTGGTTATTTAATTGAAGATGGTAAATTAGTAGGTCAAGTCAAAGGCAGCATGATTGCCGGAAACATTTATGACCTCTTCAAAAATATTGAAGCTGTCGGAACTAAATATGAGGTTATGAGAAGTATTTTCTATCACATGGGATATTCACCAATGGTGTGCTTCTCTTCCGCCAACATAGTAGGAAAATAA